From a region of the Paraburkholderia hospita genome:
- a CDS encoding alkene reductase — MSSLLSPLELSGLPLANRVVMAPMTRSRAPQRGEATALMATYYAQRASAGLIISEATNVSPLSAAFDLTPGVVTDNQVAAWRPVTDAVHARQGRIFAQLWHGGRVSSMALLGGQQPLSPSGVNDDLEQLQVWAQLQNGYYTKIHATPSRAMTPAEIRHTVHEYRTAAANALAAGFDGVEIHAANGYLPHQFLSSTTNTRDDEYGGTIANRTRFLAEIVQAIGEVVPVGRIGVRVSPYAHYNNVRDSDPDATYDYVARMLDEAGIAYLHAADTNGWSGKPDLARIIGLLRKPFKGTLMLNGGITPAAADTLIASGDADLIAFARAYIANPDLVERIAANAPLALPQDIGWYGGERSGYTDYERHDNATSVSSGPQARS; from the coding sequence ATGTCTTCTTTGCTCAGCCCCCTCGAACTATCCGGCCTGCCGCTCGCGAACCGGGTGGTGATGGCCCCGATGACCCGCTCTCGCGCGCCGCAGCGCGGTGAGGCAACCGCCTTGATGGCGACGTACTACGCGCAAAGGGCGTCCGCCGGCCTCATCATCAGCGAAGCAACGAATGTGAGCCCGCTATCCGCCGCGTTCGATCTCACGCCCGGCGTCGTCACCGACAACCAGGTCGCCGCCTGGCGCCCCGTCACCGATGCCGTGCACGCGCGGCAAGGGCGGATCTTCGCCCAGCTCTGGCACGGCGGCCGCGTGAGTTCGATGGCCCTTCTCGGCGGACAGCAACCACTTTCGCCTTCCGGCGTGAACGACGATCTCGAACAGCTTCAGGTCTGGGCTCAACTGCAAAACGGCTACTACACCAAAATTCACGCGACGCCTTCGCGCGCCATGACGCCCGCCGAAATCCGGCATACGGTGCACGAGTACCGCACGGCCGCGGCCAACGCGCTCGCCGCCGGCTTCGACGGCGTCGAAATTCACGCTGCGAACGGCTACCTCCCGCATCAGTTTCTTTCCTCGACGACTAACACACGCGACGACGAATACGGTGGCACGATCGCCAATCGCACGCGCTTTCTGGCGGAGATCGTCCAGGCAATCGGCGAAGTCGTGCCGGTCGGGCGCATCGGGGTACGCGTCTCGCCCTACGCACACTACAACAATGTGCGCGACAGCGATCCCGACGCTACCTACGACTACGTCGCGCGGATGCTCGACGAAGCGGGTATCGCCTACCTGCATGCTGCCGATACAAACGGCTGGAGCGGCAAACCCGATCTCGCACGCATCATCGGGCTACTGCGCAAGCCCTTCAAGGGCACGCTGATGCTGAACGGCGGCATTACGCCTGCAGCCGCCGACACGCTCATCGCATCCGGCGATGCCGATCTCATCGCCTTTGCGCGGGCCTATATCGCGAACCCCGATCTCGTTGAACGCATCGCGGCGAACGCACCGCTTGCGTTGCCGCAAGACATCGGCTGGTACGGTGGCGAACGCAGCGGCTACACCGACTACGAACGCCACGACAACGCAACGTCGGTGTCGAGCGGCCCGCAGGCACGCTCTTGA